The Quercus lobata isolate SW786 chromosome 9, ValleyOak3.0 Primary Assembly, whole genome shotgun sequence region AAATGGTGTTACCTCTAAGTGTTCATCATGTCTTCATTTTCCCTCTTGTAGTCATATCTCAACCTCTTAATTTCAGCATTGCACAATGTTGATTTTTGCTATATAGATAAGGTGGTAAAAGTATCGCTCTGCAAGCAAGCCCATTTTAAAACCTCGAACGAACCCATGTTGGTTTAACAATACATCTTATCACATGCTTCATAGCATGGTTGAAgcatttagaaaaaaaattatcatgaaAAATGATGCAGGAATATTTTCATCAGCTAACCATCCACACATTCTCAATAAAACTAGATAAAAATCAGCTACTTTTACCTTGGCAAGATACACATCCAAAACATAGCCAGACTGACTGAAATACAACTGCACATTATCAACAGTAGCTTCAATCGGAATACATCCTATGAAAAGCCTCTTTCCCCACTTAGCAGCTGAACTCGTCAAAGGCTTAACAGCACAGTCATCAGCAGAAGCAGAACCAACCACCATTTCTGCTCAGCAACAGCAAGTCCTCTTTACATCCAGAAAATAATAGTCAATTCACAGGCATCCGACCAGTTACATGAGCATGATCTGCAGGAGAGGCAGAGTCAACCGCAATATGCAAATGCCCCacccccaaaataaaaaaaataaaaaaactgacaGCTTGAGAGCAAATATACTAGCGTAACATTGTATATATTTTCTAATGTGCAACAAGGAAATCCATAATGATTGTAAGCAGAACTATTTGATATCCTGCAAAGTGGAGaactaaaccaaaaattaaGGAATAATATGGGCTCATTTAAAACTTAAGGATACATTTTCCTATGCAGGTTGAGATACAGAGAATAGTATGAATCATACACATGAGATCTATCAACAAAATTCCAAATTGGGACATTGTCCCATAAATGTGTCTGTGAACACTAGCATTGGGCCCAATATCACACAGATCATATACACAAGCAGTATGCTTCTCTCAGTTGTTACTTCCTATGACCACTTAAAATGTTGTGAAGGGTTGGCAATCACatattctaatttaaatttattttctgtcaTTGCCAATCTAATTCAACTATAATCTACAAACAACAATGGTCCCAAACGTTTTAGTTCATGGAGCAGGGGCCTGGGCCAGCAAGATCATTTGTGGCTTGTTTTGGACCCATTTTTTGGGGTATATATTTTTCGCTTCAAAATTATGGGGTGCCTACATCATTGTACTGTAGCACCTTTGTATTTTCCGCCTTGACATAGTGAAAATCACAGAAGCTTCGTGAATTTAGGCGTATTGTCGAACCACATAAATATTTGTGGGGTGTGgttgttcttttcttctctatttttgcatCTCACAAGTTATGGGAATTAGGTTAAATTTTCAACACAACATCTGCATCCTACCGATAATTAATTGGTAAGGTAGAGTGCCTGAGTCAATTTGACTTGCAAAAGACCATATATGATCTAAAATTAACTTTTGATGTCCTTAACAAAAGTGCACAGAcctaaaattaatcaaacaataaataatagaTCATGTAGGAAAGTATTCAACTATGGAAAATTTGATtgacaagaaaattaaaaaagaagatttaaaaaaaaaaaaaaaatgaggaagtGCTTATATGATTGAAAGGAAGGAAAAGTCATTACCCACCAAATCACAAAGAGTATAAGAAATAAATGAGatactttatttaaatttaagacAGAAGGAAGAACACAGCAGTACTGAAGGCAACTGTGCAAGTAGTGGAGAGATTGTTTTCCCATATCTTTAAGAATAGTATCAGTGGGGTTTTCTCAGTCTCTCAAGGTGAAATTCCTCATTAGAGGTTCTTGTTCTACTGGTTCATGCctcataaatcataattatagttttgcatttttctttcacaattATCAATCATCAATTGATGAATGAGACCCTAATTAACATATAAAGAGGCCACACGATCCTTTAGTGCTTGCTAAAACACTACATATCACCTTgctataaaaaagaataagccCAAATTTTTGCACTATCAGGGTTGGTCAATTTCTAGGAATTGAATCCTTGGTTCTAGGAATTAATGCTTTTGTATTATCTGGTAGTCTAGCcctattttgattttgtttatatatttcaagGGGTCATGAGTTCATACTTCATTAGTATAATCATGGTTTCGTTGATAAAATGCCAAACTCCCTTCCAAGGTGAACTTGAAGGACCTAGATTCAAAAAGCCCCTTCTTAAAATCTAGAATCACAATGAGAAATTGCATAGATGAGCACTAAAAAGCAACAACCCCACCCGCTTCTCACAACCTACATACCTACAACCTCAGCCAAGCCAAAGAGCACATCACTTCATTATTGTGCAAGGCACTAGCCATATAACCTACAAATTTTGTCTCCAACTTAAATACAAGTCAAAACTGGCTATCAAATTACAAAACCAACACGATAGATAGTAGCTTACCTGCTGAACCAGAGCCACCGTAGGGGCGAGGATGTCACATATGTCCTTCTTGGGCTTCCTTATCAAGTGACCCAGCTCATGTACAAGCAGTACAACAATGTGGTCATCCCACAACCTgcccccaaataaaaaacaatatacTCCTCCAAAGTTTTCCGGCAATAAGGCCCAATTTTCTTggaaaaatacattttatttgaAGGAAAGAAATTGCTAGCAAAGCCAAACACAATTGGCTTGCTAGAGCTGTGCTTATGTGTTCTGAAAAGATTCTACGAAAATTattggtttagaaaaaaaatatgtttgtgtgtgtgtgtgtgtgtgtgttttgaagggaaaccaaaaaattaaaaactcaagAAATAAGCCTGGAACTGCTATTTCAGcccatatgattcaagagcttttTACCCTTTTCACATTAATTAACCTCAAGTTTCCTTGTAGCCAAACAAAAATAGCCCCAAACCCAATTTCACTCCATCATCATTAACATCAACCCCATAAACACTCAAAGACAGTGTAGTGATCGATGTAGTCATCACCAAACCCTGTGCTCTAGCGATAGTACGATCATCTCTGCCATCCAGCTTTGCATAGCCTCTATATCTGCTATTGGTTTCTAAATGACAAATAAGATAATGAGAAGTTTCTAATTCCAAATTGTCCAGAATCATATCTAGATgctaaaagaaaacaaatttaactaaataaacaaataaaataaaggtttgTTTAGAGCACAACAATAAAGACTATTCTAATAAGCAATAACACAAATAATGATATTTAATTGATGAAAGATAATCCATCAACAACAATATTATAAGGAAAGATAATCCACACACAAACAAATTAGGAGTTCTAGACAAAACTTCATTTCTAAAATCAAATtgtttaattgaaaaaaaaaaaaatcacgtgtcattttttttaagggtccAAATATTCTACTCTCCTTTTGATTGCACAACAACACTGAACTGGGGATGCATCTATTCAATTGTATTCTcctatggaaaatattttagcaaaTACTATAGATAGAACAACAAAAGTGCTGACTTTACCCTTTGGcataattgaacaaaaattgTGAACACACAATCAATTGCAAACTAGACccataagaaagagaaaaaggtgacttacataaaaaaccaaagagaaaaaaaagtttctcaaCTGTGCAGATTCATCAAAGTTGCCACTTTCACTGGAATTCCTCTTTCCTCACTCACAATCAGAGTCACCTTGTCCTTGCATGCATGAATTCCCAATCCAGTTTTCAATTAGATTAGGGTGCTCTGTACACCGTGGGTGTGGTGGTTCATCATCACGGCTTTCCTTGATTTTGGTATCTTTCTCTAGATCGCCCCCTAAATCATCATCCTCATGATAAGGAGTGATAATGCTGCTGCTAGACCCAGGCTTAGTTTGTCTGAGATCTTCAATGTCTTGCTCGAATATCAAATGGGCTCCGCATTTCGTAACCTCCAATCCTGGACCTCTGGTTTTAAATGTAACCTCAATTTGGGTGAATTCATTAGCATCCAATTCTTCTTTCCAGTTGCTTCTGAAGCTTGCAGAGGGAAAATATTGGAGCCAAAGATGATACGATTCAATCTTACCAAATTCCTCCGATAAAGGAAGCAACGCTCCGAAAAATGGATATCCGTTGGCTTTACCGAAACAATGAAGCCCTTGCGTATATgtcatatattcaatattttgaatatgaaGTTGGTGAAGTGGATGATGCTGGCAGAATATATAAACAACGCACACTTCGATTCCCACAAATTTGCTACTGAATAATAAACGTGAAGGCACTTGCAGATTCACTGAAGCCCCCGCATTTTGGTGCCTAATCCAATTCGGAATTTCACTCCCAAGAAGTGTGAGATATGTTAACCTATTCGGGTTACAGCATCTCTGAAACAAACAAATCATGATGTTTAGAACTTCACTCACAtgcaagagagaaagagagggagggagggggagagagagagagagagagagagagagacagacagACCTTAAACATATCATGTCTTCGAATTTTTGAGAATAGGTCACCTTTGCCTTGATTATAAATCAATTTGACACAATTGAGATACGTATTTGGCTGAAAATCATATTCTGGATTTAATGATAATGTTTCCAGTGAGGTACACCCTGTTGCattgatataatatatatttaatggaaGTTTGGGCAATATTTGAAGTTGAGTGCAACCACCCAAATAAAGGTGATGCAAATTAGATAGCTGAATGATGCTTTCAGGAAGGCAAACAAAATTGTTTGCTATTAGATTTAATACTTCTAAAGATGGCAAGGACTCAAGAACATCAGGAATCATTTGAatattgcaataacttaaatcCAGTTGCGTCAAAGACCATAAGCCTTGTAAAGAACGCTCTAACATGCCCATGGGATCAGGACTTCTTTTTCGTTGCATTAAAGGAAAACTCAAGAGCTTATTGAATGATTTAGATGATTGCCCCACACATCCACGGAGAGATAGTactttgagattttttaagTGAACAACAGATAAAGGTAGCCCTGTTATAGCAGTTCCACTCACGTCTAGCTTTTCTAAGCCTTCGATATCACCCAAATTCTCTGGTAATTCATCAAGTTTTGAGCAGCCAGATAAAGTGAGAATTTTTAGAGACATCAAACAACAACATGCATTTGAAAGACTTGAAAGGTTTTTACAGTCTCTTAGATCCAATTCAATAAGGCCAATTAAATGCTCCACTGATAATGGTAGATCTTTTATAGCTGTCCCACTCAAACAAAGTTTCGACAAACGTGACATATTTCCTACAATTTCTGGAAACTTCTTTAGTCTTGAACAACCACCAAGATCGAAAATTTCAAGTGCTTCCAAGCTGATCTTGTGAGGAAGGCTTTCAAGACATTTGCAACCATTCAAATCCAATCGAATAAGTTGTTTGAGATCTTCTATAGATGCATGAATCTTATATAGTCTTGTACAATGTCGAAAAATCAATTGCTTTAGCCTCGGGGCTCCACTAAGGTTTGGCATCTCAATCAAGTTTTGAGAGTCACTTAGGTCAATGAGTCTTAACTCGCCTAAATTCtgttataaaccaaaaaaaaaaaattattagataaagTCAAGCcttaatgaaaatgaataaaatgcacATTTTCATAACTACAAATCTTACCATGTTTCCATTCCATAGTTGTTTGATGCCACTACAATGCATTCTCAATTCAACAAGTTTGTTTAGTTGGAAATTGGTTGgtaaacattttaaatgataCCCATGCCATTCAAGAAGACGTAACTCATTAGAAAGATAATTGAGGCCTTGTGGAAGTTGCACCTTACCTCTAATGAGGTCTTTTGGAAGTTGCATAGTACCATTTATGAAGTCTTTTGGAAGTTTCTCACTACtaattttaagcaatctcaaATTTTTCATCTTTGAGAAGGCTTCGGCACTTAGGTGTTCCACTTTTTGAATAGGTATGTTTAGCATTATGCCTTCAACTACCTCTGTTccctaacaaataaaaacattgaaattaaaataattggtaaattcttagaaaaatttataataaaataaatacttctTTAAGTTCAAGCTTGTACTAGTCGACTTACAATATTATTCTTTAATACATGAATGACATCATCATAAATCCACAACCTACTACGTCCACTAGGCTCTTTAGGAGATTCACGATGAACGATTTCTTGACCCATATCTTGTAGCAAATCATGCATCCATAGAGTTCCGTGGTCATCAATAGTTATGAGAGATTTGTCCTTAAGAACACTAATATTGTAGTCTGGATAATAGCAAAAACTTTCCAATATATCTCTTATACAATCTATGTTCTCCCCTTtgaaaaaacatgcaatatctaaaaataatCCTTTCTGTGTATTTTCTAACCCATCAAAGCTTATTTGAAGTATATCCAAAATGTTTCTATTAGATTCTTTGTTTAGTTTATCTAGGGCACTTTTccattcattctttcttttagcAAACAATGAAGAACCTAAAACTTTAAGAGCTAAAGGAAGGCCTTTAGCATAATTCACAAAGTCCTTAGACAAATTCACATAATTTTCTTCTGGATGAGGTTTATGAAAAGCTCTCCAACTAAAAAGCTGCAAAGCATCATCGTCATTCAATTCATTGACTGTATATATGTAATCCACACCACATCTTATCAATAAATGATTATCTCTGCTTGTTACAATGATTCTACTTCCAGGACCAAACCAATCATGCTTCCCTGCCAATGCTTCTAATTGATCTTCTCcatccacatcatcaagaataataaaaacttttttattatttagtgtATTCCTTATAACATTGATTCCCACACAAACATCCCATATATTTATTTCACTTTCCATAAGGATCATAGAAAGAAGTTGCTTTTGTAAAGAAACTAGACCCTGATTTTTAGTTTCTTCTCTAATATTCGCAATAAAGCTTCTAACTTCAAAGTTACCTGAAATTCTTCTATAAATTTCAAGTGCAAGGGTTGTTTTGCCCATTCCACCCATCCCGCATATCCCAACAAAGTGAACACCACCCAACCCTTCACCTATGTATGAATCCAACATTTTCTCCACACAGGAGTCTATTCCAACAAGGTCCTCAGAAACACATGGGAGTTTGTGATACAACTCACTAAATATCCTTCCAATGattttttgtataattattGATTCATGCCTacaaagaaaatagcaaaacaataatttttatgatgCAAAGCTACCCACATCATTTAGAGACAAAACATTCATCATAAACATAATCATATCTTTGTAAAGGCACATTAAGAGTGCCTAATTATATTTAGAAATTCACTACCAAATGTATTATAGGGACAATTTTAGAGCTATTAGGGGCCAAATTTGTTGCAAGGTCTGTGTACAATATATACTTGTATGTCTAGAATCTAGTCCTACTAGGATTAGAATAGGGTTAGTCTAGGTTATTctataaatagttaaatactcTCTTATCATGTggccaaataaaaaaagagtaagtaataatcaataaattttgaaaaagaaaaaagaaataaaagttaattataAATAGCATTATTCCAAAGAAATTCATACTTATCCTTCAAGTCCCATCCTGCAAGATTAGCAACTTTTGTCAGAGTAGCTTTCCATGTTTGTACATATCCTATGTTATCCTTGAACCTCTcttcatgttttgaaaatgcTTTTCCAAAAGTCCCCCTATGATTCCGCACATCACTAGGATCTACATAGTGAAAAACAGGTAGAACTACCAATCCCGTCATTTCCATGCACTCAACGATCTTTGTTAGTTCAATCAAGCACCACGTTGAAGAAGCATAGTCTCTTGATAGAATAACAACTGCAAACCTTGACTCTTCTATTACTTTCAAGAGTTCTGGGGCAATGAATGTTCCCTGATTGAGTTTTTCATCATCCTTAAAAACAGATATGCCTTTTTGTTTCAAACCAGTATATAGATGGTCTGTAAATGTTTTGCGGGTATCCTCACCTTTAAAACTGAGAAATACGTCGAATTTCCATctcttagaagaagaagaagaagaagatgatgatgataatggaAGAAGAGCCATAAAGGAAATGGATGAGCTTGAACAGTGAGGTTACAGATTCATTAAAATTGCAAGTTTGACTGAAAACCCTCAAGAAAAAGCCTCTTGGTTGACGCATATGGAAGTAGGCGTTTGTAACTTGTAATAAGAGTGAGAAGATGGGTCAACAATTCATTTTCTATGAAtcatcaattaatttatttatcagAGTTGGTGGGAAGTGGCCCCCAACTATAAATTGTCAAGATGAACTAGAATGTCTTTTTCAATGAttattttcttccccaggccttTTCACGTGATATTTTTATCTTGTGCAagtgcccccccccccccactttcACAAGGAATCGAATAGAAATTGAACTCATTCACTTTCACATTTATTAAAATGGTCTACCATGAgccatggaatttttttttgaaaaagtgataaattggtgtaaaatatgaaaacaagTTTTCGTCTTTCCTAGTCCGCCACTTAAGCATGTTGTAAAAGAGagttgtaaggactcaatttgtaacgatcccaaactcATATTGGGTTCGAAGGCCcgaacaataaatttgtagagcgtggatgtcatggaactagattaacttcaaaagaaaaatgatttaaacTTAACGTTTCTAGATGGATTAACATAAATATCACGATCAATTTATCATTGAAGCAAgctaagttctttatttcatgAGATTTTCTTCTAGGCATTAATTGTTCAGAAGTTCCGATCTCTTCTCTTAGTGCATTCTTCCATATTATATATGgccctcttggtgtcatcttcaccacacatgTGTAGGTTGGATTCGGAGGATCCCTTCCTATCCCATCCAACACGTTCTGGAACCTTTAACCAGTAGCTGTAAAGCTGCTTCATCattgttcaggcatcacctccacattaatgcggcaagagagttggttgagaggtaattaatgcggaggaaacagttgttaaagatatttatttatcttttctttcttacccttggtcccatgtcccacctttagtggtaatgtAGATCTAAAGTATGTTTGTAACAATATGGCATTCAGGTCGTCCTCGGACACATATTGCCGAAAAGGATTTTGTCCTCAGACGAATACTAGACCCATCTCATGTGATATTTactcctcttttcatttggtttacCTTATAACCTCATATGGGCCTCCTCAGATG contains the following coding sequences:
- the LOC115959652 gene encoding TMV resistance protein N-like, with translation MSSTPQVQTSRHESIIIQKIIGRIFSELYHKLPCVSEDLVGIDSCVEKMLDSYIGEGLGGVHFVGICGMGGMGKTTLALEIYRRISGNFEVRSFIANIREETKNQGLVSLQKQLLSMILMESEINIWDVCVGINVIRNTLNNKKVFIILDDVDGEDQLEALAGKHDWFGPGSRIIVTSRDNHLLIRCGVDYIYTVNELNDDDALQLFSWRAFHKPHPEENYVNLSKDFVNYAKGLPLALKVLGSSLFAKRKNEWKSALDKLNKESNRNILDILQISFDGLENTQKGLFLDIACFFKGENIDCIRDILESFCYYPDYNISVLKDKSLITIDDHGTLWMHDLLQDMGQEIVHRESPKEPSGRSRLWIYDDVIHVLKNNIGTEVVEGIMLNIPIQKVEHLSAEAFSKMKNLRLLKISSEKLPKDFINGTMQLPKDLIRGKVQLPQGLNYLSNELRLLEWHGYHLKCLPTNFQLNKLVELRMHCSGIKQLWNGNMNLGELRLIDLSDSQNLIEMPNLSGAPRLKQLIFRHCTRLYKIHASIEDLKQLIRLDLNGCKCLESLPHKISLEALEIFDLGGCSRLKKFPEIVGNMSRLSKLCLSGTAIKDLPLSVEHLIGLIELDLRDCKNLSSLSNACCCLMSLKILTLSGCSKLDELPENLGDIEGLEKLDVSGTAITGLPLSVVHLKNLKVLSLRGCVGQSSKSFNKLLSFPLMQRKRSPDPMGMLERSLQGLWSLTQLDLSYCNIQMIPDVLESLPSLEVLNLIANNFVCLPESIIQLSNLHHLYLGGCTQLQILPKLPLNIYYINATGCTSLETLSLNPEYDFQPNTYLNCVKLIYNQGKGDLFSKIRRHDMFKRCCNPNRLTYLTLLGSEIPNWIRHQNAGASVNLQVPSRLLFSSKFVGIEVCVVYIFCQHHPLHQLHIQNIEYMTYTQGLHCFGKANGYPFFGALLPLSEEFGKIESYHLWLQYFPSASFRSNWKEELDANEFTQIEVTFKTRGPGLEVTKCGAHLIFEQDIEDLRQTKPGSSSSIITPYHEDDDLGGDLEKDTKIKESRDDEPPHPRCTEHPNLIENWIGNSCMQGQGDSDCE
- the LOC115959653 gene encoding TMV resistance protein N-like — protein: MALLPLSSSSSSSSSSKRWKFDVFLSFKGEDTRKTFTDHLYTGLKQKGISVFKDDEKLNQGTFIAPELLKVIEESRFAVVILSRDYASSTWCLIELTKIVECMEMTGLVVLPVFHYVDPSDVRNHRGTFGKAFSKHEERFKDNIGYVQTWKATLTKVANLAGWDLKDKYEFLWNNAIYN